A single window of Mycosarcoma maydis chromosome 1, whole genome shotgun sequence DNA harbors:
- a CDS encoding uncharacterized protein (related to metalloprotease): protein MLPFRKLVSSVSLAFLLLQTHHQLYGSGQALAMPLQPTPADDRLDTLFTLARAASQNPNNDGQQVTITPEAVLKALQALANGIQNQQDDKTPNSPVMVISHGEGGPIVPGSDADQRSKDSSVKYKNNNDTEAAKEAIQNLQQPRSRFCAQAANTNRTIDNMSQKLVQKERKRLASIRKQRISKASSKNNATDARSLTDAKILAEQTRTVQVVWHVIHSGSAGNLSDAAISRQIDTLNSDYEPYGFAFDLNSTNRVDNARWFKNITPDTNLQDQMKSSLRQGDAGVLNLYSVDFSNGLLGYSSFPWDVQSNLVNDGIVFQYSTVPGGSETGYNLGKTATHEVGHWLGLYHVFQGGCDSPGDYVDDTPPQSDATNGCPTGQDSCPGGGVDSIHNYMDYSSDACLTGFTEGQAVRMAALSGQYRSL from the exons ATGCTTCCCTTCCGAAAGCTCGTTTCCAGCGTGTCGTTGGCATTCCTCCTTCTGCAAACACACCACCAGCTGTATGGGTCCGGTCAGGCGCTTGCTATGCCTCTGCAGCCCACACCAGCTGATGATAGACTCGACACGCTTTTTACTCTGGCGAGAGCTGCTTCGCAGAACCCGAACAATGATGGCCAGCAGGTTACCATCACTCCAGAGGCCGTTCTTAAAGCGCTACAAGCTCTGGCCAATGGTATACAGAACCAGCAAGACGACAAAACACCGAATAGCCCCGTCATGGTCATCTCTCATGGTGAGGGTGGGCCAATCGTACCTGGATCCGATGCCGACCAGAGGAGCAAGGATTCTTCCGTCAAGTACAAGAACAATAACGATACAGAAGCGGCGAAAGAGGCGATCCAGAACTTACAACAGCCACGTTCTCGTTTCTGTGCGCAGGCTGCTAACACCAACCGCACAATCGACAACATGTCACAGAAACTTGTGCAAAAGGAGCGCAAGCGTCTAGCTTCGATCCGAAAGCAGCGCATCTCCAAAGCTTCTTCCAAGAACAACGCCACCGACGCTCGTTCGCTGACAGATGCAAAGATCCTGGCCGAACAAACCAGGACCGTTCAAGTTGTCTGGCACGTCATTCACTCGGGCTCCGCTGGCAACCTCTCTGATGCCGCAATTAGCCGTCAGATCGATACACTAAACTCGGACTACGAGCCATACGGATTTGCTTTTGATCTCAACTCTACGAATCGGGTCGACAACGCTCGCTGGTTCAAAAACATCACGCCTGATACCAATCTGCAAGACCAGATGAAGAGCTCTCTCCGACAGGGAGATGCCGGAGTTCTCAATTTGTACAGTGTCGACTTCAGTAATGGTCTCTTGGGATACAGCTCCTTCCCATGGGACGTTCAGTCCAACCTTGTCAACGACGGCATTGTGTTTCAGTACAGCACCGTTCCTGGCGGAAGCGAGACAGGATACAATTTGGGCAAAACCGCGACGCATGAGGTGGGACACTGGCTCGGACTGTATCACGTTTTCCAGGGTGGATGCGATTCACCCGGTGATTACGTGGATGATACACCGCCGCAGAGCGATGCGACAAATGGATGCCCAACCGGACAAGACAGCTGCCCGGGAGGGGGTGTCGACTCGATTCACAATTACATGGA CTACTCGAGTGATGCTTGTCTCACAGGCTTTACAGAAGGACAAGCTGTTCGAATGGCTGCTCTCAGCGGACAGTATCGCTCACTCTAG